From Hymenobacter sediminicola:
CTGGCCGTCGTAAGCAGCCTGCTTCATTTCGTAGCCGCGCAGGTCGTATACCTTCACGCTATAGGCACTGGCCTTCTCAACTGGCACCGACACGTTCAGCGTCATGGTTGCGGGGTTAGGATACAGGCGAATAGCAGCTTGATCAGCCGCTGCATCTGTCGTTGCCATCTGGCGGAGTGCCGTGCCACCTAGTGAAGTAGCCAGCGAAGCGCGGCTGCCGCCGGTGCCGAACAGCGCGTTCATGCGCGTGCTCTGGCCCGTCGAGAACATATACATGCAGGCGTCGTCGGTGTAGTCCATGTAGTTCATCGACATGTCGCCCTGGTTATTGCAGGTTATATGCGGGAACGAGGGGCAGCCATAGTTGGCGGTCTGCTGGGTGGGCGTGTCACTAACCAAGTCATTGCCGCAGCTGGCATCTCCCCAGATGTGGCGCAGGTTCAGCCAGTGGCCTACTTCGTGCGTGGCCGTACGGCCTTTGTTGTATGGCGCAGCCGAGCCACCGGGCAAAGAGGAATACAGTACTACCACGCCATCGGTGCTGGCTGCGCCGCCCGGAAACTGCGCATAGCCGAGCAGTCCATTGCCTAGGTTACACACCCACAGGTTGAGGTATTGGCCAGCAGGCCAAGCATCATCGCCGCCGCGCTTCGAGTTTTTCACGGCGTCGTTTGTGCTCCAAGAGCGGGTTTTGGTCGATTTGCGGATGATGCCGGTCGTCGCATTGCCGCTAGGGTCACGCTTCGCCAGCACAAACTGGATGTTAGTGTTGGCCGCCAACCCTGAAAAAGCCGCTGGTACTAGGCCAGCATCAGAGTTCAGTTTGGCAAAATCCTTATTCAGAACATCAATCTGCGCCGTAATCTGCGACGCAGGCACGTTCTCAGCGGCGGTGTTATAGAGCACGTGCACAACCACCGGAATCGTAACGATGCCCGCTGTGGCACGGCTGGCAACCGGGTTGGCTTCGAAGGCGCGGGTCTGCGCTTCTACCGTGGCCATACGCTGAGCCAAGGAAGGATCGGCGGCCATCTGAGCCTGCAGCACTTCCATGGCAGCACAGCTGCGGCCGGATAGAGCAGGAGCGCTAGTGGGAGCCAGACGAGCTTCCTGAGCGAAAGCAGCCGAAGTCAGGCCAAGAAGAGAAAGTGCGAGGGCGTAAACATTTTTTTTCATTCGAGTGAATTGAGTGGTTGTGTGGTGGCAGAAGCAAAATGTGGAATCCAATGTATTGGGAATAATTCAATAACACACGGCTTAGAATGCGAGAATTTTATGAAAATGGCCTTTTTGGCGAATGAAGAGGCAAAAAAAGTGTTGAT
This genomic window contains:
- a CDS encoding M43 family zinc metalloprotease; this encodes MKKNVYALALSLLGLTSAAFAQEARLAPTSAPALSGRSCAAMEVLQAQMAADPSLAQRMATVEAQTRAFEANPVASRATAGIVTIPVVVHVLYNTAAENVPASQITAQIDVLNKDFAKLNSDAGLVPAAFSGLAANTNIQFVLAKRDPSGNATTGIIRKSTKTRSWSTNDAVKNSKRGGDDAWPAGQYLNLWVCNLGNGLLGYAQFPGGAASTDGVVVLYSSLPGGSAAPYNKGRTATHEVGHWLNLRHIWGDASCGNDLVSDTPTQQTANYGCPSFPHITCNNQGDMSMNYMDYTDDACMYMFSTGQSTRMNALFGTGGSRASLATSLGGTALRQMATTDAAADQAAIRLYPNPATMTLNVSVPVEKASAYSVKVYDLRGYEMKQAAYDGQGHIGVAALPQGLYQAVISDGQQTIRQRFQKD